The Arachis hypogaea cultivar Tifrunner chromosome 19, arahy.Tifrunner.gnm2.J5K5, whole genome shotgun sequence genome has a window encoding:
- the LOC112775060 gene encoding uncharacterized protein, with protein sequence MSLKLLIDSKNKKVLFAEASKDVVDFLFTLLQLPLATVIKLLNKEVVVGCLGNLYSSVENLNHVYWQPNLSKDLILNPTILTSSPAISGLLPSSAAISDSKITPKLYTCSNSFGHGCGSSSVTSAYNSSCAACRTGRMSTQVNYIKGEAPATAASNDSNNGFVKEVITYMIMDDLLIQPMSTISGLTMLNQFNVKDVGVLKETVVQLGMEEGLKLLKASIESQMALTTVFLA encoded by the exons ATGAGTTTGAAGCTTCTGATAGACTCAAAGAATAAGAAAGTGCTATTTGCAGAAGCCTCTAAAGATGTGGTGGACTTCCTCTTCACCTTGCTTCAGTTGCCCCTTGCTACCGTCATCAAGCTTTTAAACAAGGAAGTCGTGGTTGGTTGCTTGGGAAATCTTTATTCGAGCGTTGAAAACCTCAACCATGTTTACTGGCAACCAAACCTATCTAAGGATCTTATCCTTAATCCAACCATTCTTACCTCTTCACCTGCTATCTCCGGCCTCCTCCCTTCATCAGCTGCTATAAGCGACTCCAAGATAACTCCAAAGCTCTACACGTGCTCCAACAGTTTCGGTCACGGTTGCGGTAGCAGCAGTGTAACAAGTGCGTACAATTCTAGTTGTGCCGCGTGCCGTACTGGTCGTATGTCTACGCAAGTCAACTATATCAAGGGTGAAGCCCCGGCCACGGCGGCATCTAATGACAGCAATAATGGGTTTGTGAAAGAAGTAATAACTTACATGATCATGGATGATCTTCTCATTCAGCCCATGTCAACCATATCTGGCCTCACCATGCTTAATCAGTTCAATGTCAAGGATGTTGGTGTCTTGAAAGAAACCGTTGTTCAACTTGGCATGGAAGAG GGCTTAAAGCTACTCAAGGCATCCATAGAGTCCCAGATGGCCCTCACAACCGTTTTCTTAGCTTGA
- the LOC112779776 gene encoding UPF0725 protein At1g23960 has product MEQHAKRPCMRGSTSSKEEEEEEKVVEDTAASDKEEEMEEETKDDTDIDEYVLVEPRRFMTDEEILEHRRQVIESDGFDVERFEGRLPGSIKPYKLTEARCPPLIGFSKQALKVYNENNKTKFEFYELKKANSQGVAGVMFYITFEAISGDIIGTFRARVWKKIMNQGSQVMSCERHL; this is encoded by the exons atggagcagcACGCCAAACGGCCTTGTATGAGAGGCAGTACCTcctccaaagaagaagaagaagaagagaaagttgTTGAGGATACGGCTGCCTctgacaaagaagaagaaatggaggaagagACAAAAGATGATACTGATATCGATGAATATGTACTGGTTGAGCCTAGACGCTTCATGACTGATGAAGAAATTCTTGAACATCGGAGGCAGGTTATTGAAAGCGAC GGATTCGATGTTGAGAGGTTTGAAGGCAGGCTACCTGGTTCAATTAAGCCCTATAAGTTGACCGAAGCAAGATGCCCTCCCTTGATAGGTTTTTCCAAGCAAGCTTTGAAAGTCTACAATGAGAACAAC aaaacaaaatttgaattttatgagctTAAGAAAGCAAATTCTCAAGGTGTTGCTGGTGTAATGTTCTACATTACTTTTGAGGCGATATCTGGCGATATAATTGGAACCTTCCGTGCTAGGGTATGGAAAAAGATAATGAACCAAGGTTCGCAGGTTATGTCCTGTGAGAGGCATTTGTGA
- the LOC140181828 gene encoding uncharacterized protein — translation MASAINSSHLWSFCKVLKLHTNMRLLMSSSDQDECEMKRFANWILDVGNGNIGSVVGDESEAEISDDLLITTTDDPLSHLVDFAYPNLLQNMSDYRDGKGVFEF, via the exons atggcatccgctattaactcatcccatctgtggtcattttgtaaggttctaaaactgcatacgaatatgaggcttctaatgtcttcttcggatcaagatgaatgtgaaatgaagagatttgctaattggatacttgatgttggaaatggaaatattggctctgttgttggtgatgaatcagaagCTGAAATTTCagatgatctattgattacaactactgatgaccctctctctcatttggtagactttgcatatccaaatttgttgcaaaacatgtcagattacag ggatggaaaaggagtatttgagttctga
- the LOC112779959 gene encoding UPF0725 protein At1g23960: MEQHAKRPCMRGSTSSKEEEEEEKVVEDTAASDKEEEMEEETKDDTDIDEYVLVEPRRFMTDEEILEHRRQVIESDGFDVEQFEGRLPGSIKPYKLTEPRCRLLIGFSKQALEVYNENNKTKFEFYELKKANSQGVAGVMFYITFEAISGDIIGTFRARVWKKIMNQGSQVMSCERHL; this comes from the exons atggagcagcACGCCAAACGGCCTTGTATGAGAGGCAGTACCTcctccaaagaagaagaagaagaagagaaagttgTTGAGGATACGGCTGCCTctgacaaagaagaagaaatggaggaagagACAAAAGATGATACTGATATCGATGAATATGTACTGGTTGAGCCTAGACGCTTCATGACTGATGAAGAAATTCTTGAACATCGGAGGCAGGTTATTGAAAGCGAC GGATTCGATGTTGAGCAGTTTGAAGGCAGGCTACCTGGTTCAATTAAGCCATATAAGTTGACCGAACCAAGATGCCGTCTCTTGATAGGTTTTTCCAAGCAAGCTTTGGAAGTCTACAATGAGAACAAC aaaacaaaatttgaattttatgagctTAAGAAAGCAAATTCTCAAGGTGTTGCTGGTGTAATGTTCTACATTACTTTTGAGGCGATATCTGGCGATATAATTGGAACCTTCCGTGCTAGGGTATGGAAAAAGATAATGAACCAAGGTTCGCAGGTTATGTCCTGTGAGAGGCATTTGTGA